One segment of Struthio camelus isolate bStrCam1 chromosome 27, bStrCam1.hap1, whole genome shotgun sequence DNA contains the following:
- the LOC138062420 gene encoding E3 ubiquitin-protein ligase Topors-like, with protein PDATCPICLDTLDNVAYIKPCFHKFCFSCVFRWSKTKAECPLCKQAFRSILHTVVAEDDYQEHVIRLPEDGSVASHQQRRAPHRPAIRRRRHPAAHPQQPSPSPQMRPSPQNSSRLEGTRRHTRQRQREGGLLEPRQRLSPQRQARADRRPQGHAAATEEEMLNFRRSLYRTGMRVQRAPDGGHPQDISADFFCRSPASIQRLLPWLQRELRVHQTLLTVTELIVLTNLRRYDLDSQAFAEDLELLLLSRTEQFLHELISFARCSCSMETYDQQAMYGYRAPSRHEGSPSASLSLAAAAGTARTPVPAQSPSRAMLSWSDQSSLVDPLRFGPGNLRGTDH; from the coding sequence ccagacgctacgtgtcccatctgcctggacaccttggacaacgtggcctacataaaaccttgcttccataagttttgctttagttgtgtgttccggtggtcgaaaacaaaggccgaatgcccgctgtgcaagcaggctttccgatcaattctgcacacagtggtggcagaagatgactaccaggagcatgtcatcaggctccccgaagatggttctgttgccagccatcagcaacggagagctcctcaccgccctgccatccggaggcgccgtcaccctgcagctcacccgcagcagccttccccttctcctcagatgcgaccctctccgcagaacagcagcaggctggaggggacccggaggcacaccaggcagaggcagagagagggagggctgctggagccacgccagaggctgtccccacagaggcaggccagggctgacaggagacctcaggggcatgcggcagcgacggaggaggagatgctgaacTTCCGCCGCTCTCTGTACCGCACAGGGATGCGCGTGCAAAGGGCTCCCGATGGCGGCCACCCCCAGGACATCTCGGCAGACTTCttctgccgcagcccggccagcattcagagactgctgccctggctgcagcgggaactgagagtccaccagacattgctaactgtcacggagctcattgtcctgacaaacctgaggaggtacgacctggacagtcaggcctttgctgaggacttagagctgcttctgctgagtcgcaccgagcagttcctccacgagctcatcagctttgcccgctgctcgtgcagcatggagacctacgaccagcaggccatgtatggctaccgtgctcccagccggcacgaaggaagcccctcagcctcattgagcctggcagctgctgcagggacggcccggactcctgtgccagcccagagcccatcccGAGCTA